The proteins below are encoded in one region of Streptomyces sp. NBC_00490:
- a CDS encoding methionine synthase, with protein MTAFAFAPATGVGSLPGGDAREAARTATGSFEDFPFLPELPARGPGADMIGRTAGMLVEVYARVEPSGWRIGDRPGRDTKRARSWLNEDLDALEEFTQGYEGPLKVQAVGPWTLAAALELRNGESALGDPGACRDLAVSLAEGLREHLAEVHRRIPGAQLVLQLDEPSLMAVLRGHVKTASGYRTHRAVDRQVVESTLRDVVGVHADGPVVVHSCAPDVPFALLRRAGAAAISFDFGLLTERDDDAIGEAVEDGARLFAGVVPGTDTALSDPAGSVMGVRTLWRRLGLHPGLLAEAVTVTPACGLAGASPSYARAALAHCAQAARSLADNPE; from the coding sequence ATGACCGCGTTCGCTTTCGCTCCCGCCACCGGCGTGGGCTCCCTGCCCGGCGGCGACGCCAGGGAGGCCGCCAGGACGGCCACCGGTTCCTTCGAGGACTTCCCGTTCCTGCCCGAGCTCCCCGCGCGCGGACCCGGCGCGGACATGATCGGGCGGACCGCCGGGATGCTCGTCGAGGTGTACGCGCGCGTCGAGCCCAGCGGGTGGCGGATCGGGGACCGGCCGGGCCGGGACACCAAGCGCGCCCGGTCCTGGCTCAATGAGGACCTCGACGCCCTGGAGGAGTTCACCCAGGGCTACGAGGGCCCGCTCAAGGTGCAGGCCGTCGGCCCCTGGACCCTCGCCGCCGCGCTGGAGCTGAGGAACGGCGAATCCGCCCTGGGCGACCCCGGAGCCTGCCGGGACCTGGCCGTTTCGCTCGCCGAGGGACTGCGCGAGCACCTCGCCGAAGTGCACCGCCGCATCCCCGGCGCCCAGCTCGTCCTCCAGCTCGACGAGCCCTCCCTGATGGCCGTGCTCCGCGGGCACGTCAAGACCGCCAGCGGCTACCGCACCCACCGCGCCGTCGACCGGCAGGTCGTCGAGTCGACCCTCCGCGATGTCGTCGGGGTTCACGCGGACGGTCCCGTCGTGGTCCACTCGTGCGCACCGGACGTCCCGTTCGCCCTCCTGCGCCGGGCCGGTGCGGCGGCGATCTCCTTCGACTTCGGTCTTCTCACCGAGCGTGACGACGACGCGATCGGTGAGGCGGTGGAGGACGGCGCCCGGCTCTTCGCCGGTGTCGTACCCGGCACGGACACGGCATTGTCGGACCCTGCCGGTAGCGTCATGGGTGTCAGGACGCTGTGGCGCAGGTTGGGGCTGCATCCGGGGCTTCTCGCGGAGGCGGTCACGGTCACTCCGGCGTGCGGGCTCGCGGGGGCCTCCCCGAGTTACGCGCGTGCGGCTCTCGCCCACTGTGCCCAGGCGGCGAGGTCCCTCGCGGACAACCCAGAGTAA
- the ligA gene encoding NAD-dependent DNA ligase LigA, giving the protein MAGDKQAETTVPAEAREQHAKLAEQIEEHRFRYYVQDAPVVSDAEFDQLLRSLEALEEEYGELRTPDSPTQKVAVEFETDLAKVEHRERMLSLDNVFDDAGLAAWAERVHKDVGTSDHHFLCELKIDGLAVNLTYENGRLTRAATRGTGRIGEDITPNVMTIAEIPHRLKGDRVPSLVEIRGEVYFPMEAFEGLNARRVAAGEKPYANPRNSASGSLRQKDPKVTATLPLHMVVHGIGALEGFDGMTRLSQAYDLLKEWGLPTAEHNRVVDDLDGVREFIAYFGEHRHSVAHEIDGAVVKLDEIPLQGRLGSTSRAPRWAIAYKYAPEEVNTKLINIRVGVGRTGRVTPYAQVEPVTVAGSEVEFATLHNQDVVKAKGVLIGDTVVIRKAGDVIPEILGPVADLRDGSEREFVMPAECPECGTALRPMKEGDVDLRCPNAEGCRAQLRERLFYLAGRKSLDIEHFGYVAAAALTDPLEPSDPPLTDEGDLFDLTIEQLLPIKAYVLDQDSGLPKRDPKTGEEKIATVFANQQGEPKKNAVAMLENIAAAKERPLARVLTGLSIRHVGPVAAQALAREFRSIERIEQATEQELAATDGVGGIIAKSLKEWFAEEWHQEILRKWRAAGVRLEEESSGEDEGPRPLEGLTVVVTGTLDRFTRDGAKEALQTRGAKVTGSVSKKTSFVVVGDNPGSKYDKAMQLKVPVLNEDGFDVLLEQGPEAAAEVALPTEE; this is encoded by the coding sequence GTGGCCGGCGACAAGCAAGCGGAGACGACGGTGCCCGCCGAGGCGCGGGAGCAGCACGCGAAGCTCGCTGAGCAGATCGAGGAGCACCGCTTCCGGTACTACGTGCAGGACGCTCCGGTCGTCAGCGACGCGGAGTTCGACCAGCTCCTGCGCTCGCTCGAGGCGCTGGAGGAGGAGTACGGCGAGCTGCGGACACCGGACTCGCCGACGCAGAAGGTCGCCGTCGAGTTCGAGACCGACCTCGCCAAGGTCGAGCACCGCGAACGCATGCTCTCGCTCGACAACGTCTTCGACGACGCGGGGCTCGCCGCGTGGGCCGAGCGCGTCCACAAGGACGTCGGCACCTCGGACCACCACTTCCTGTGCGAGCTCAAGATCGACGGCCTGGCGGTGAACCTGACCTACGAGAACGGCAGGCTCACCCGCGCGGCCACGCGGGGTACCGGGCGGATCGGTGAGGACATCACGCCCAATGTGATGACGATCGCCGAGATCCCGCACCGGCTGAAGGGCGACCGGGTGCCGAGCCTCGTCGAGATCCGCGGCGAGGTCTACTTCCCGATGGAGGCCTTCGAGGGCCTCAACGCCCGTCGCGTGGCGGCCGGTGAGAAGCCGTACGCCAACCCCCGCAACTCCGCCTCGGGTTCGCTGCGGCAGAAGGACCCGAAGGTCACGGCGACCCTGCCCCTGCACATGGTCGTCCACGGCATCGGCGCGCTGGAGGGCTTCGACGGCATGACCCGGCTGTCCCAGGCCTACGACCTGCTCAAGGAATGGGGCCTGCCCACCGCCGAGCACAACAGGGTGGTCGACGACCTCGACGGGGTACGGGAGTTCATCGCGTACTTCGGCGAGCACCGGCACTCGGTGGCGCACGAGATCGACGGCGCGGTCGTCAAGCTGGACGAGATCCCGCTCCAGGGACGCCTCGGCTCCACCTCGCGCGCGCCGCGCTGGGCGATCGCCTACAAATACGCGCCCGAAGAGGTCAACACCAAGCTCATCAACATCCGTGTGGGCGTGGGCCGTACGGGCCGGGTCACGCCCTACGCCCAGGTCGAACCGGTCACGGTCGCGGGCTCGGAGGTCGAGTTCGCCACCCTGCACAACCAGGACGTCGTCAAGGCGAAGGGGGTGCTGATCGGTGACACCGTGGTGATCCGCAAGGCCGGTGACGTCATCCCGGAGATCCTCGGGCCGGTCGCGGACCTGCGTGACGGCAGTGAGCGCGAGTTCGTGATGCCGGCCGAGTGCCCGGAGTGCGGGACGGCGCTCAGGCCCATGAAGGAGGGCGACGTCGATCTGCGCTGCCCCAACGCCGAGGGCTGCCGGGCCCAGTTGCGGGAGCGCCTGTTCTACCTCGCGGGCCGCAAGTCGCTGGACATCGAGCACTTCGGGTATGTGGCCGCCGCGGCCCTGACCGATCCGCTGGAGCCCTCCGATCCGCCGCTCACCGACGAGGGCGACCTCTTCGACCTCACCATCGAGCAGTTGCTCCCCATCAAGGCGTACGTCCTCGACCAGGACAGCGGTCTGCCCAAGCGTGACCCGAAGACCGGCGAGGAGAAGATCGCCACGGTCTTCGCCAACCAGCAGGGCGAGCCGAAGAAGAACGCGGTGGCCATGCTGGAGAACATCGCCGCGGCCAAGGAGCGCCCCCTGGCCCGTGTCCTCACCGGCCTCTCGATCCGCCACGTCGGCCCGGTCGCCGCCCAGGCGCTGGCCCGTGAGTTCCGCTCGATCGAGCGGATCGAGCAGGCGACGGAGCAGGAGCTGGCCGCCACCGACGGCGTCGGCGGGATCATCGCGAAGTCGCTCAAGGAGTGGTTCGCCGAGGAGTGGCACCAGGAGATCCTCCGCAAGTGGCGGGCCGCCGGCGTCCGCCTGGAGGAGGAGAGCTCCGGCGAGGACGAGGGCCCCCGCCCCCTCGAAGGCCTCACCGTTGTGGTGACCGGCACCCTGGACCGCTTCACCCGTGATGGTGCCAAGGAGGCATTGCAAACTCGGGGTGCGAAAGTGACCGGTTCTGTTTCGAAGAAGACGTCTTTCGTCGTTGTGGGTGACAATCCAGGTTCGAAGTACGACAAGGCGATGCAGCTCAAGGTGCCCGTCCTGAACGAGGACGGCTTCGACGTCCTGCTGGAACAGGGCCCCGAGGCGGCCGCCGAAGTCGCGCTTCCGACCGAGGAGTAG
- a CDS encoding TIGR00730 family Rossman fold protein, whose product MNICVFLSAADLDERYTRPAREFAELLGKGGHTLVWGGSDVGLMKVVADGVHESGGRLVGVSVEFLSAKVRPGVDEMVIAKDLAERKKLLLEKADAVVIMVGGTGTLDEATEILELKKHGHTDKPVVLLNTAGFYDGLKEQFRRMDDEGFLPRPLTDLVFFAEEPVGALAYLEESQGIG is encoded by the coding sequence ATGAACATCTGCGTCTTCCTCTCCGCCGCCGATCTCGACGAGCGCTACACCCGCCCCGCGCGGGAGTTCGCGGAGCTGCTCGGCAAGGGCGGCCACACCCTGGTGTGGGGTGGTTCGGACGTCGGGCTGATGAAGGTGGTCGCGGACGGGGTGCACGAGTCGGGCGGCCGGCTCGTCGGTGTCTCGGTCGAGTTCCTGTCCGCCAAGGTCCGTCCCGGGGTCGACGAGATGGTGATCGCGAAGGATCTCGCCGAGCGCAAGAAGCTGCTCCTGGAGAAGGCCGACGCTGTGGTGATCATGGTGGGCGGCACGGGCACGCTGGACGAGGCGACGGAGATCCTGGAGCTGAAGAAGCACGGCCACACCGACAAGCCGGTGGTCCTGCTGAACACCGCGGGCTTCTACGACGGACTCAAGGAGCAGTTCCGGCGCATGGACGACGAGGGCTTCCTGCCGCGTCCACTGACCGACCTGGTGTTCTTCGCGGAGGAGCCGGTGGGGGCGCTGGCGTACCTGGAGGAGAGCCAGGGCATCGGGTGA
- a CDS encoding TetR family transcriptional regulator has product MSHTLGIRQVQKQKTRQALLDAALGLLEEQSLSSLGLREVTRAIGVAPTAFYRHFRSTADLGVALVEEALGSLHPLIRTTVTSAESAEERIVRAVELIAHHVATHPAHVRFIARERHGGVQPVREAIRGQLARFAQEVKDELAKDVESEGWSDDDLLMLANLYVDQMLITASLFLEALEGSEQERERVRQVATSQMRLISIGRDHWRG; this is encoded by the coding sequence ATGAGTCACACCCTCGGCATCCGGCAGGTCCAGAAGCAGAAGACCCGACAGGCGCTCCTCGACGCCGCGTTGGGGCTGCTGGAGGAGCAGAGCCTGAGCAGTCTGGGCCTGCGCGAGGTCACGCGGGCCATCGGCGTCGCGCCGACCGCCTTCTACCGGCACTTCCGCTCCACCGCCGACCTCGGCGTGGCCCTCGTCGAGGAGGCGCTGGGCAGCCTGCATCCGCTGATCCGCACGACGGTCACCTCGGCCGAGAGCGCCGAGGAACGCATCGTCCGCGCCGTCGAGTTGATCGCCCACCACGTGGCCACGCACCCCGCCCACGTCCGCTTCATCGCCCGTGAGCGGCACGGCGGCGTCCAGCCCGTGCGGGAGGCCATCCGGGGCCAACTGGCCCGGTTCGCCCAGGAGGTGAAGGACGAGCTCGCCAAGGACGTGGAGTCCGAGGGCTGGAGCGACGACGACCTGCTGATGCTGGCGAACCTCTACGTCGACCAGATGCTCATCACCGCCTCGCTGTTCCTGGAGGCACTGGAGGGCTCGGAGCAGGAGCGGGAGCGGGTCCGGCAGGTCGCCACCAGCCAGATGCGGCTCATCAGCATCGGCCGGGACCACTGGCGCGGCTGA
- the mnmA gene encoding tRNA 2-thiouridine(34) synthase MnmA, whose translation MTHSTQRPLRVLAAMSGGVDSAVAAARAAEAGHDVTGVHLALSANPQSFRTGARGCCTIEDSRDARRAADVIGIPFYVWDLADRFREDVVEDFVAEYEAGRTPNPCLRCNEKIKFAALLDKALALGFDAVCTGHYAQVIVRQDGSRELHRASDMAKDQSYVLGVLDEKQLAHALFPLGDTVTTKDEIRAEAERRGLAVAKKPDSHDICFIADGDTQGFLANRLGKAEGDIVDESGAKIGTHEGAYGFTIGQRKGLRIGTPAADGKPRYVLDISPVNNTVTVGPAAALDVDALTAIKPRWCGTAPTGPGTYTAQLRAHGGETQVTAELVDGELRVSFTEPVRGVAPGQAIVLYDDTRVVGSATIATTTRARSGATA comes from the coding sequence ATGACTCACTCCACGCAGCGCCCCCTCCGCGTCCTCGCCGCCATGTCCGGCGGCGTGGACTCCGCCGTCGCCGCCGCCCGTGCCGCGGAAGCCGGCCATGACGTGACCGGTGTCCACCTCGCCCTCTCGGCGAATCCCCAATCGTTCCGCACGGGCGCGCGTGGCTGTTGCACCATCGAGGACTCCCGCGACGCCCGCCGCGCCGCGGACGTCATCGGCATCCCGTTCTACGTCTGGGACCTCGCCGACCGCTTCCGCGAGGACGTGGTCGAGGACTTCGTCGCCGAGTACGAGGCGGGGCGCACCCCGAACCCGTGCCTGCGCTGCAACGAGAAGATCAAGTTCGCCGCCCTGCTCGACAAGGCGCTCGCGCTGGGCTTCGACGCGGTCTGCACGGGCCACTACGCCCAGGTGATCGTCCGTCAGGACGGCTCGCGCGAGCTGCACCGCGCCTCCGACATGGCGAAGGACCAGTCGTACGTCCTCGGCGTCCTCGACGAGAAGCAGCTCGCCCACGCGCTCTTCCCGCTCGGCGACACGGTCACGACGAAGGACGAGATCCGCGCGGAGGCCGAGCGCCGCGGCCTCGCGGTCGCCAAGAAGCCCGACTCCCACGACATCTGCTTCATCGCCGACGGCGACACCCAGGGCTTCCTGGCCAACCGCCTCGGCAAGGCGGAGGGCGACATCGTCGACGAGTCGGGCGCGAAGATCGGCACCCACGAGGGCGCGTACGGCTTCACCATCGGCCAGCGCAAGGGGCTGCGCATCGGCACCCCGGCCGCCGACGGCAAGCCGCGCTACGTCCTGGACATCTCCCCGGTGAACAACACCGTGACGGTCGGCCCGGCCGCCGCCCTGGACGTCGACGCGCTGACGGCGATCAAGCCCCGCTGGTGCGGCACCGCCCCCACCGGCCCCGGCACCTACACCGCCCAGCTCCGCGCGCACGGCGGCGAGACGCAGGTGACCGCGGAGCTGGTGGACGGCGAGTTGCGGGTGTCGTTCACCGAGCCCGTCCGCGGCGTGGCCCCCGGCCAGGCGATCGTGCTGTACGACGACACGCGCGTGGTCGGCTCGGCGACGATCGCGACGACCACGCGCGCGAGGTCGGGCGCTACGGCGTGA
- a CDS encoding DUF427 domain-containing protein, giving the protein MSQGHRITVEKGTAHVRVVHGDQVLAETDRPLVLRETGSPVRYYIPAEDVRLDLLTPSDTHTVCPFKGTASYWSLPDAADLVWAYPDPKPGVAEIKDHLCFYEVDVTD; this is encoded by the coding sequence GTGTCCCAAGGCCACCGCATCACCGTCGAGAAGGGCACCGCACACGTCCGTGTCGTCCACGGCGACCAGGTCCTCGCGGAGACCGACCGGCCCCTCGTCCTGCGCGAGACGGGCTCTCCGGTGCGCTACTACATCCCCGCCGAGGACGTACGCCTGGACCTGCTGACCCCGTCCGACACCCATACCGTCTGCCCCTTCAAGGGGACGGCCTCGTACTGGTCGCTGCCGGACGCGGCGGACCTGGTCTGGGCCTACCCCGATCCGAAGCCGGGCGTGGCCGAGATCAAGGACCACCTCTGCTTCTACGAGGTGGATGTCACCGATTAG
- a CDS encoding cysteine desulfurase family protein, translating to MAYLDHAATTPMLPEAVEALSAQLAVTGNASSLHASGRRARRTVEEARETLAEALGARPSEVVLTSGGTEADNLAVKGLYWSRRDADPARTRVLASPVEHHAVLDAVHWLGEHEGATVEYLPVDAYGRVHPDALREAVERNPDDVALATVMWANNEIGTIMPVRELADVAGEFDIPLHADAVQAYGQVPVDFAASGLAAMTVSGHKIGGPYGIGALLLGREYTPVPVLHGGGQERHVRSGTLDVPAVASFAVAGRLAAEQREWFAREIGALRDDLVEAVRTAVPDAILGGDPSPGGRLPANAHFTFPGCEGDSLLLLLDAQGIECSTGSACTAGVAQPSHVLLATGTDPDLARGTLRFSLGHTSTEADVEAVAKAIGPAVERARAAGLT from the coding sequence ATGGCTTACCTCGACCACGCCGCGACGACTCCGATGCTTCCCGAGGCAGTCGAGGCACTCAGCGCACAGCTGGCCGTCACCGGCAACGCCTCCTCCCTCCACGCATCCGGCCGCCGCGCGAGGCGCACCGTCGAGGAGGCCCGCGAGACCCTCGCCGAAGCACTGGGCGCCCGCCCCAGCGAGGTCGTCCTCACCTCCGGCGGCACCGAAGCCGACAACCTCGCGGTCAAGGGCCTGTACTGGTCCCGCCGCGACGCCGACCCGGCCCGCACCCGGGTCCTGGCCAGCCCCGTCGAGCACCACGCCGTCCTCGACGCCGTGCACTGGCTCGGCGAACACGAGGGCGCCACGGTCGAGTACCTCCCCGTCGACGCGTACGGCCGCGTCCACCCCGACGCCCTGCGCGAGGCCGTCGAGCGCAACCCCGACGACGTCGCCCTCGCCACCGTGATGTGGGCCAACAACGAGATCGGCACGATCATGCCGGTCCGTGAACTGGCGGACGTAGCAGGGGAGTTCGACATCCCGCTGCACGCGGACGCCGTCCAGGCCTACGGTCAGGTCCCCGTCGACTTCGCCGCCTCCGGCCTCGCCGCGATGACCGTCTCCGGTCACAAGATCGGCGGCCCGTACGGCATCGGAGCGCTCCTCCTCGGCCGTGAGTACACCCCCGTACCCGTCCTGCACGGCGGCGGCCAGGAGCGCCACGTCCGCTCCGGCACCCTCGACGTCCCCGCCGTCGCCTCCTTCGCGGTCGCGGGCCGGCTCGCCGCCGAGCAGCGCGAGTGGTTCGCCCGGGAGATCGGCGCCCTGCGCGACGACCTGGTCGAAGCGGTCCGTACGGCGGTCCCGGACGCGATCCTCGGCGGCGACCCTTCCCCGGGGGGCCGGCTTCCGGCCAACGCCCACTTCACCTTCCCCGGGTGCGAGGGCGACTCCCTGCTCCTGCTGCTGGACGCCCAGGGCATCGAGTGCTCCACCGGCTCCGCCTGCACCGCCGGCGTCGCCCAGCCCAGTCACGTGCTCCTCGCCACCGGAACCGACCCGGACCTCGCCCGCGGCACCCTCCGCTTCTCCCTCGGCCACACCTCCACCGAGGCCGACGTGGAGGCGGTCGCCAAGGCGATCGGCCCGGCGGTGGAACGCGCCCGGGCGGCGGGGCTGACCTAG
- a CDS encoding alpha/beta fold hydrolase: MDKKILSRDGTPLAYESTGQGPAVILVSGAMSTGGTVAPLAVPLSDRFTVLVYDRRGRGESGDTAPYAVEREVEDLAALIDAAGGEACLYGISSGGALVLRAAASGLPVRRVAVYETPFADFSEDGAKRRAEYTENLTVALAQGRRGDAVELFLRLVETPDEMIQGARRSPMWPGMEAVAPSLAYDNAVLGDGLVPRDQLASITVPVLAVAGGASPEWLQEATRAVAEAVPEGSYRNLAGQTHMVDPDALAPVLADYFTP; the protein is encoded by the coding sequence ATGGACAAGAAGATTCTTTCCCGCGACGGCACACCCCTCGCCTACGAAAGCACCGGGCAGGGCCCCGCCGTGATCCTCGTGAGCGGGGCGATGTCGACGGGCGGCACGGTGGCTCCGCTGGCCGTGCCGCTGTCGGACCGGTTCACGGTCCTCGTGTACGACCGCCGGGGCCGTGGCGAGAGCGGTGACACGGCGCCGTACGCGGTGGAGCGTGAGGTCGAGGACCTCGCCGCACTGATCGACGCGGCGGGCGGCGAGGCGTGTCTGTACGGGATCTCCTCGGGCGGCGCGCTGGTGCTCCGGGCGGCGGCGAGCGGGCTGCCGGTGCGCCGGGTCGCCGTGTACGAGACGCCGTTCGCGGACTTCTCCGAGGACGGTGCGAAGCGGCGGGCCGAGTACACCGAGAACCTGACCGTCGCCCTGGCTCAGGGCCGGCGCGGGGACGCGGTCGAGCTGTTCCTCCGGCTCGTCGAGACGCCCGACGAGATGATCCAGGGCGCCCGCCGGTCCCCCATGTGGCCCGGCATGGAGGCCGTCGCACCGAGTCTGGCCTACGACAATGCCGTCCTCGGCGACGGTCTGGTGCCCCGGGACCAGCTGGCCTCGATCACCGTCCCCGTCCTGGCGGTCGCGGGAGGTGCGAGCCCCGAGTGGCTCCAGGAGGCCACCCGGGCGGTCGCGGAGGCGGTGCCGGAGGGGTCGTACCGGAATCTGGCGGGCCAGACCCACATGGTGGACCCGGACGCCCTGGCTCCGGTGCTGGCCGACTACTTCACGCCGTAG
- a CDS encoding DUF4190 domain-containing protein, which translates to MQLTAPTTDRTPVRDTPVRDADGMAVAAFILGLVGLLVLNVFLGPIAIALASAALWRGTARRGRAFLGLGLGVADLLVLVAFMQMDSTVSWSF; encoded by the coding sequence ATGCAGCTCACCGCACCGACCACCGACCGCACCCCGGTTCGCGACACTCCGGTCCGCGACGCCGACGGCATGGCCGTGGCCGCCTTCATCCTCGGCCTCGTCGGCCTCCTCGTCCTGAACGTCTTCCTCGGCCCGATCGCCATCGCCCTGGCCTCGGCCGCCCTGTGGCGCGGCACCGCCCGCCGCGGCCGCGCCTTCCTGGGTCTGGGCCTGGGCGTCGCCGACCTCCTGGTGCTGGTGGCGTTCATGCAGATGGACAGCACGGTGTCCTGGAGCTTCTAG
- a CDS encoding SDR family oxidoreductase produces the protein MATHVITGAGSGIGAAVARRLHARGDELVLHARDAGRAKELAAEFPGSRTLVGDLSDPDKLSWAFSHQTLPDRIDSLLHIAGVVDLGPVGDLTPKSWRHQLNVNLISPAELTRHLLPQLRTARGHVVFVNSGAGLRASAEWSAYAASKHGLKALADSLRAEEHGSGVRVTSVYPGRTASPMQAKVHQQEGKEYDPSAWIDPESVATTILTAIDLPRDAEINDLTVRPGR, from the coding sequence ATGGCTACACATGTGATCACCGGGGCGGGCTCCGGCATCGGCGCGGCGGTGGCCCGCCGTCTGCACGCGCGCGGAGACGAACTCGTGCTCCACGCGCGCGACGCGGGCCGTGCGAAGGAGCTGGCGGCGGAGTTCCCCGGGTCGAGGACACTCGTCGGTGACCTGTCCGACCCGGACAAGCTGTCCTGGGCCTTCTCCCACCAGACGCTCCCCGACCGGATCGACTCCCTGCTGCACATCGCGGGCGTGGTCGACCTCGGTCCGGTCGGCGACCTGACCCCCAAGTCCTGGCGTCACCAGCTCAACGTCAACCTGATCTCCCCGGCCGAGCTGACCCGCCACCTCCTGCCCCAACTCCGCACCGCGCGCGGGCACGTGGTGTTCGTCAACTCGGGCGCGGGCCTGCGGGCGAGCGCGGAGTGGTCGGCGTACGCCGCCTCCAAGCACGGACTGAAGGCCCTGGCGGACTCCCTGCGCGCGGAGGAGCACGGCAGCGGCGTCCGCGTCACCTCCGTGTATCCGGGCCGCACGGCGAGCCCCATGCAGGCCAAGGTCCACCAGCAGGAGGGCAAGGAGTACGACCCCTCGGCGTGGATCGACCCCGAGTCGGTCGCCACGACGATCCTGACGGCGATCGACCTGCCCAGGGACGCGGAGATCAACGACCTGACGGTGAGGCCGGGACGATGA
- a CDS encoding N-acetylmuramoyl-L-alanine amidase, whose product MGASEASKDGDRRIGRRALLIGGAAAAVGTGVLARDELARLWWRTPGVEKPRKAGEVDYTGARWVAASDANWRRADRPDDYGIDMVVVHVTQGSFDSAVKAFQDPDHQAAAHYIVGKNGRVTQMIRELDVAYHAGNRDYNERSVGIEHEGFVDRPEDFTDEMYEASARLTARICARYDIPVDREHIIGHVEVPGTDHTDPGEHWDWDRYMKLVRQASVKA is encoded by the coding sequence ATGGGGGCGAGCGAGGCATCCAAGGACGGCGACCGGCGGATCGGGCGCCGCGCCCTGCTGATCGGCGGGGCGGCCGCCGCGGTGGGCACCGGTGTGCTGGCCCGGGACGAGCTGGCGCGCCTGTGGTGGCGCACGCCCGGCGTGGAGAAGCCGCGCAAGGCGGGCGAGGTCGACTACACCGGAGCACGCTGGGTCGCGGCCTCGGACGCCAACTGGCGGCGCGCGGACCGGCCCGACGACTACGGCATAGACATGGTGGTCGTCCATGTCACCCAGGGCAGCTTCGACAGCGCGGTGAAGGCCTTCCAGGACCCGGACCACCAGGCGGCCGCGCACTACATAGTCGGCAAGAACGGCCGGGTCACCCAGATGATCCGCGAGCTGGACGTGGCGTACCACGCGGGCAACCGCGACTACAACGAGCGCAGTGTCGGCATCGAGCACGAGGGTTTCGTGGACCGGCCCGAGGACTTCACGGACGAGATGTACGAGGCCTCGGCCCGGCTGACGGCCCGGATCTGCGCGCGCTACGACATACCCGTGGACCGCGAGCACATCATCGGGCACGTGGAGGTGCCGGGGACGGACCACACCGACCCGGGTGAACACTGGGACTGGGACCGGTACATGAAGCTCGTGCGCCAGGCCTCAGTGAAGGCGTGA
- a CDS encoding class I SAM-dependent methyltransferase, with protein sequence MGAADPSGDRQNVVHRVRHALRHPGHIAYHRAVTADDTDRSPEAEAGHDLSREHWAQLGRMQFDYLLAHGLRPEHHVLEIGCGNLRAGRLLIDHLDTGHYYGIDISPAILLAAQGTLVREGLQAKLPHLTLVGDLTFGFLPEGHFDVVHAHSVFSHSPRQVVEQCLAHVGRLLAPGGHFDFTFNRTEGREHQLPHEDFSYRTRTLTTIAARHGLKARFMDDWERLPYRQSKIRVTLMSDRPRTVGP encoded by the coding sequence ATGGGAGCCGCAGATCCGTCCGGAGACCGCCAGAACGTCGTCCACCGGGTCCGTCACGCCCTGCGGCACCCCGGGCACATCGCGTACCACCGCGCGGTGACGGCCGACGACACGGACCGCAGCCCCGAGGCGGAGGCGGGGCACGACCTGTCGCGCGAACACTGGGCACAGCTCGGCCGGATGCAGTTCGACTATCTGCTGGCCCACGGCCTGCGCCCGGAGCACCACGTGCTCGAGATCGGCTGCGGGAACCTCCGCGCGGGACGCCTGTTGATCGACCACCTGGACACCGGCCACTACTACGGCATCGACATCTCCCCGGCCATCCTGCTCGCCGCCCAGGGCACCCTCGTACGCGAGGGTCTGCAGGCCAAACTGCCGCACCTGACGCTCGTCGGTGACCTGACCTTCGGCTTCCTGCCCGAGGGGCACTTCGACGTCGTCCACGCGCACAGCGTCTTCTCGCACTCGCCCCGGCAGGTAGTCGAGCAGTGCCTCGCGCATGTGGGGCGCCTCCTGGCGCCCGGCGGCCACTTCGACTTCACCTTCAACCGCACCGAGGGCCGCGAACACCAGCTGCCGCACGAGGACTTCTCCTACCGGACGCGGACCCTGACCACGATCGCCGCACGCCACGGCCTGAAGGCCCGTTTCATGGACGACTGGGAGCGGTTGCCGTACCGGCAGTCGAAGATCCGCGTCACCCTGATGTCGGACCGGCCCCGTACCGTGGGCCCATGA